The following proteins are co-located in the Haloplanus sp. HW8-1 genome:
- a CDS encoding type 1 glutamine amidotransferase — translation MRRLRLVLLDASHGADHTRRNFRRELDADLAEFDVTAGDLPPGFDYDGAVVTGSRASVYWDEPWIADLLTWIERAADRGLPILGVCYGHQALAAALGGRVEAMDDIEIGYREIDREEDPLFAGLDDPLVAFETHSDRVVDLPPGATRLAGNGRGVQAFRRGDCWGVQFHPEYDRDTAETVTRGKDLPEERLAAVIDGIDDDNYAAACRTKRLFDNFTEHVRRVSEGAMADDD, via the coding sequence ATGCGCCGCCTCCGCCTCGTACTGCTCGACGCCTCGCACGGCGCCGACCACACCCGACGCAACTTCCGTCGGGAACTCGACGCCGACCTCGCCGAGTTCGACGTGACCGCCGGCGACCTCCCTCCTGGGTTCGACTACGACGGCGCCGTCGTGACTGGCTCGCGCGCCTCGGTCTACTGGGACGAGCCCTGGATCGCCGACCTGCTGACCTGGATCGAACGGGCCGCCGACCGCGGCCTGCCGATCCTCGGGGTCTGTTATGGCCACCAGGCGCTCGCCGCGGCCCTCGGGGGACGCGTCGAGGCGATGGACGACATCGAGATCGGCTACCGGGAGATCGACCGCGAGGAAGATCCACTCTTTGCCGGCCTCGACGACCCGCTGGTCGCCTTCGAGACTCACTCCGATCGGGTGGTCGACCTCCCGCCCGGAGCGACGCGTCTCGCCGGGAACGGCCGCGGGGTACAGGCGTTCCGCCGCGGGGACTGCTGGGGTGTGCAGTTCCACCCCGAGTACGACCGGGACACCGCCGAGACGGTTACCCGCGGGAAGGACCTCCCGGAGGAGCGCCTCGCAGCCGTCATCGACGGGATCGACGACGACAACTACGCCGCCGCCTGCCGAACCAAACGACTGTTCGACAACTTCACCGAGCACGTGCGGCGGGTGTCCGAGGGCGCGATGGCGGACGACGACTGA
- a CDS encoding alpha/beta fold hydrolase gives MPTASNGSVSLYYEADGDPDGGTVVCLGEAGYGAWQWGWQHAGLTGPFETLVTDLRGTGRSDAPPGPYAVDDLVADVQSVLEAHGRRRVHVVGAGLGGMVALELARISSRPRSLALLGTAPVGAGLTLDPLFGSPSDPDALESSLAAAFTRDFLDDHPDAIGRIVDWRAAEDATREAWAAQVAAVEAFDVSDRLYEIDVPALVIHGRDDVVWPIARGRRLAEGLPRGEFVGLDGGHLIGIERPAAVNDRLFGLFEA, from the coding sequence ATGCCCACCGCGTCCAACGGTTCGGTGTCGCTGTACTACGAGGCCGACGGCGACCCCGACGGCGGGACGGTCGTCTGCCTCGGTGAGGCGGGGTACGGCGCCTGGCAGTGGGGCTGGCAACACGCCGGACTGACGGGCCCCTTCGAGACGCTGGTGACAGACCTCCGGGGTACCGGGCGCTCGGACGCCCCGCCCGGGCCCTACGCCGTCGACGATCTCGTCGCCGACGTCCAGTCCGTCCTCGAGGCACACGGACGCCGACGGGTCCACGTCGTCGGCGCCGGCCTCGGGGGAATGGTCGCGCTCGAACTCGCGCGCATCTCCTCGCGGCCGCGGTCGCTCGCCCTCCTCGGCACCGCCCCCGTCGGTGCCGGCCTGACGCTCGACCCGCTGTTCGGTTCTCCCTCGGACCCCGACGCCCTGGAGTCGTCGCTCGCGGCCGCCTTCACGCGGGACTTTCTGGACGACCATCCCGACGCGATCGGGCGGATCGTCGACTGGCGTGCCGCTGAGGACGCCACCCGCGAGGCCTGGGCGGCGCAGGTCGCCGCCGTCGAGGCGTTCGACGTCTCGGATCGGCTCTACGAGATCGACGTCCCCGCGCTGGTGATCCACGGGCGCGACGACGTCGTCTGGCCGATCGCTCGCGGCCGGCGCCTCGCCGAGGGGTTGCCACGCGGGGAGTTCGTCGGCCTCGACGGCGGTCACCTGATCGGTATCGAGCGTCCCGCGGCCGTGAACGATCGGCTGTTCGGACTCTTCGAAGCGTAA